Proteins from one Embleya scabrispora genomic window:
- a CDS encoding ATP-binding protein: MDDWRIDVPTSGSKHLPPDPGYIKGLASQGYRFEEAVADLVDNSIDAGASEVVVHFRRTGDLLTSLVVVDNGRGMTEAELDTAMTVGKRRAYDDTALGMFGMGLKAASFSHAESVTVISRAKRAGTVGRRWRTESAQESFQCDIVELEFAKRFLDLYDEYVVWNGTAVRWDGVRDFPARGDAGQTDIYVTKTMRSLADHLGLHLHRFLADGRIRITIAVSGTDDDVPPMTWQVQAVDPFGYAVSGLPGYPRVFTTTLDGVGPLTLTAHVWTPRSNAEQFRLPGGILARQGLYAYRHDRLVQAGGWYGLRQSEQHLSLARVAFDLPADSEHAFGLTVKKAELQPVPGFVDAVEQAVDADGHTFLDYLKDAEGAYRQARTTTRERKAVLPPGKGFAPELRAAIEEELPFVPGEEPIEVRWVPLGGDVFFSIDRDERRLLLNKQFRAALLGGRRGGLNDVPVLKTLLYLLMNEAFTGERIGPRVKDNLDLWQSLLLTAVKSETAKYGSEGGA, encoded by the coding sequence ATGGACGACTGGCGTATCGACGTACCTACGAGCGGCAGCAAGCACCTGCCTCCGGATCCCGGGTACATCAAGGGACTCGCCAGTCAGGGCTATCGCTTCGAGGAGGCGGTGGCCGACCTCGTGGACAACTCGATCGACGCCGGCGCGTCCGAGGTCGTGGTGCATTTCCGGCGCACCGGCGACCTGTTGACCTCGCTGGTCGTGGTGGACAACGGACGCGGCATGACCGAGGCCGAGTTGGACACCGCGATGACCGTCGGCAAGCGGCGGGCGTACGACGACACGGCGCTCGGCATGTTCGGCATGGGTCTGAAGGCCGCGTCCTTCAGCCACGCCGAGAGCGTCACGGTGATCAGCCGGGCCAAGCGGGCCGGCACCGTCGGGCGGCGCTGGCGGACCGAGTCGGCGCAGGAAAGCTTCCAGTGCGACATCGTCGAATTGGAGTTCGCCAAACGTTTCCTCGACCTGTACGACGAGTACGTGGTGTGGAACGGCACGGCGGTGCGCTGGGACGGCGTCCGCGACTTCCCGGCGCGCGGTGACGCCGGCCAGACCGACATCTACGTGACCAAGACGATGCGTTCGCTGGCCGACCACCTCGGTCTGCACCTGCACCGGTTCCTGGCCGACGGGCGGATCCGGATCACCATCGCGGTCTCCGGGACCGACGACGACGTGCCGCCGATGACCTGGCAGGTCCAGGCCGTGGACCCGTTCGGCTACGCCGTGTCCGGACTGCCGGGATATCCGCGCGTGTTCACCACGACGCTGGACGGCGTCGGCCCGCTGACGCTGACCGCGCACGTATGGACGCCGCGCTCGAACGCCGAGCAATTCCGCCTGCCCGGCGGCATCCTGGCCCGTCAGGGCCTGTACGCGTACCGTCACGACCGGCTCGTCCAGGCCGGCGGCTGGTACGGCCTGCGCCAGAGCGAGCAGCACCTGTCGCTGGCCCGGGTCGCGTTCGACCTGCCGGCCGACTCCGAGCATGCGTTCGGGTTGACCGTGAAGAAGGCCGAACTCCAGCCCGTTCCGGGCTTCGTGGACGCGGTCGAGCAGGCCGTGGACGCCGACGGGCACACCTTCCTCGACTACCTCAAGGACGCCGAGGGCGCCTATCGGCAGGCCCGGACCACCACGCGCGAGCGCAAGGCGGTGCTGCCGCCCGGGAAGGGCTTCGCGCCGGAGCTGCGCGCGGCGATCGAGGAGGAACTGCCGTTCGTCCCGGGCGAGGAGCCGATCGAGGTGCGCTGGGTGCCGCTGGGCGGGGACGTGTTCTTCTCGATCGACCGGGACGAGCGCCGACTGCTGCTGAACAAGCAGTTCCGCGCCGCGCTGCTCGGCGGTCGGCGCGGCGGGCTCAACGACGTGCCGGTGCTCAAGACGCTGCTGTACCTGCTGATGAACGAGGCGTTCACCGGCGAGCGCATCGGCCCCCGGGTCAAGGACAACCTCGACCTGTGGCAGTCGTTGCTGCTCACCGCGGTCAAGAGCGAGACGGCGAAGTACGGTTCGGAGGGCGGCGCGTGA
- a CDS encoding PD-(D/E)XK motif protein, which translates to MTGADGRSRHLGCEALRDHLDNGAPMLIPVEGDPPLYWHLEAGGRRPALRIPVPAGTKAPRLGMQGVRAVCVLDGGEQYLHVYTEQLDLLREFHIVCCEIADRVQVMKSPPVVAVRTTVLLWRKLLARGRRISLEAEIGLFGELLTLIGLAEARGWHAAVRSWQHPDCADHDFTVGPYDVEVKTVTGRARVHTVHGLGQLAPHADRPLWFVSHILDESDTGRSVLGLIEGIRSTIRVHAPDVLDDFDTRLKLGTDNEAEIPRERRWVSAGNPLAFPADADFPRLTENILVTLPEAVARRIVDIDYRIDVADLVPSIAPAPDGIDHAVDLSRVLPPDVASDLSESNQSKGGAS; encoded by the coding sequence GTGACGGGCGCGGACGGGCGGAGCCGACACCTGGGCTGCGAGGCGCTGCGCGACCATCTGGACAACGGGGCACCGATGTTGATCCCGGTCGAGGGCGACCCGCCGCTGTACTGGCACCTGGAGGCGGGCGGCCGGCGACCGGCGCTGCGCATCCCGGTGCCGGCCGGCACGAAGGCGCCCCGGCTGGGCATGCAGGGCGTGCGGGCGGTGTGCGTCCTGGACGGCGGCGAGCAGTACCTGCACGTGTACACCGAACAGCTCGACCTGCTGCGCGAGTTCCACATCGTGTGCTGCGAGATCGCGGATCGGGTGCAGGTGATGAAGTCCCCGCCGGTGGTGGCGGTTCGCACCACGGTCCTCCTCTGGCGCAAGCTCCTGGCCCGGGGCCGGCGTATCTCGCTGGAGGCGGAGATCGGCCTGTTCGGCGAGTTGCTCACGCTGATCGGCCTGGCCGAGGCACGCGGGTGGCACGCGGCGGTCCGGTCCTGGCAACACCCGGACTGCGCGGATCACGATTTCACCGTCGGGCCGTACGACGTCGAGGTCAAGACCGTGACCGGACGCGCCCGTGTACATACGGTCCACGGGCTGGGCCAGCTCGCGCCCCACGCCGACCGACCGCTGTGGTTCGTCTCGCACATCCTGGACGAGAGCGACACCGGCCGCTCGGTGCTCGGCCTGATCGAGGGCATTCGTTCGACGATCCGCGTACACGCGCCGGACGTGCTGGACGATTTCGACACCCGCCTCAAACTGGGCACGGACAACGAGGCCGAGATCCCTCGCGAACGTCGGTGGGTTTCGGCCGGAAATCCGTTGGCGTTCCCCGCCGACGCCGATTTTCCGCGCCTGACCGAGAACATTCTCGTCACGCTGCCGGAGGCCGTCGCTCGGCGCATCGTCGACATCGACTACCGCATCGACGTGGCCGACCTGGTCCCCTCGATCGCACCCGCCCCCGACGGGATCGACCACGCCGTCGACCTCTCCCGGGTGCTCCCGCCCGACGTCGCGTCGGACCTGTCCGAGTCGAACCAGTCGAAGGGCGGCGCTTCGTGA
- a CDS encoding Z1 domain-containing protein — translation MTEELALLALHRAAFGGMSAGPKNLTKALAYHADEHPGPLPDLGETALRRRLHHAHPDDALLILWRDRLSRWDFADGDIPPNTDARRAATYDALGLERGTRELLDRRAPFARSSGAVVITDESWVSWYGEDVARHHSHYWDAYRETLLGKGWAPEAVAALDRNTTRVVERLADPTWDQPYQAKGLVVGYVQSGKTANFTGVAAKAIDAGYRLVIVLTGTIEALRAQTQRRLDMELVGVENIYYGQDPDSGTLAFRDYDYLDDRDRLDGRFLRHGALPSRLGGFDIVRLTRHQDDYQALRQGLSALEFEKADRFTPLYAPENLHRSSARLMVVKKNASVLKKLVKDLARIKTERGEIPALIIDDESDQASVNTSDPKKWAQDQVQRTAINGIISELLGMLPRAQYIGYTATPFANVFIDPADSEDIFPKDFVISLDRPDGYMGVADFHDIDSTIPSAERTVANSAGLAHVRSVRPAHDDDDSDLRTAIDMFVLTGAIKLFREDHGLGADHFRHHTMLVHESVRTHVHRDQAQRINAIWRRAGYLGAGAHKRLRALYDEDVYPVSEAHAAGASIPDSFADIAPYIGIAAMRIEDSNGSPVVVVNGDKEIEQRAADFDRDKVWRILVGGAKLSRGFTVEGLTVSYYRRKTLTADTLMQMGRWFGFRKNYRDLVRLYIGRDEGGRNGDLYEAFEAICRDEEEFRDQLRLYAELVDGSPQVTPAQIPPLVTQRLPWLKPTARNKMFNAELVETRSPGRWVERSAYPSKPAELRHNVERFEPVIRSLAAERIELAYPVQDRLLRFPAYIGRIAHAPLLSVLRELRWAEPAQFRPDLAYLENPEIAAKIDDWVVIAPQLQSPNLDPVTLHGFGPLDVVSRRRREGGLFDQVSFGTHRFAARRIVGTDTSIGDPVADGLAGPRRGCLLVYPTMEPEKNDLVMAFALVPPVTAVGRDRRLVAFRAKDSSRGAAAIVAAPAPV, via the coding sequence GTGACCGAAGAACTCGCGCTTCTCGCGCTGCACCGCGCGGCCTTCGGCGGCATGTCCGCCGGCCCGAAGAATCTGACCAAGGCACTCGCCTACCACGCCGACGAGCATCCCGGCCCGCTGCCCGACCTCGGCGAGACCGCGTTGCGCCGCCGACTGCACCACGCGCACCCGGACGACGCGCTGCTCATCCTGTGGCGCGATCGACTCAGCCGCTGGGACTTCGCCGACGGCGACATCCCGCCCAACACCGACGCCCGCCGCGCGGCGACCTACGATGCCCTCGGTCTGGAGCGGGGCACGCGCGAACTCCTCGATCGGCGCGCGCCATTCGCGCGAAGCTCAGGCGCTGTGGTGATCACCGACGAAAGCTGGGTTTCCTGGTACGGGGAGGATGTCGCGCGGCACCACAGCCACTACTGGGACGCTTATCGGGAGACCCTGCTCGGCAAAGGATGGGCGCCCGAGGCCGTCGCCGCGCTCGACCGCAACACCACCCGCGTGGTCGAGCGCCTGGCCGATCCCACCTGGGACCAGCCCTATCAGGCCAAGGGGTTGGTGGTCGGCTACGTGCAGAGCGGCAAGACCGCCAACTTCACCGGCGTCGCAGCGAAGGCGATCGACGCGGGTTACCGCCTGGTCATCGTGCTCACCGGCACCATCGAGGCGCTGCGCGCGCAGACCCAGCGCCGCCTGGACATGGAACTCGTCGGCGTCGAGAACATCTACTACGGCCAGGACCCGGACTCGGGCACCCTCGCCTTCCGCGACTACGACTATCTCGACGACCGGGACCGGCTGGACGGCAGGTTCCTGCGCCACGGAGCGTTGCCGTCCCGACTCGGCGGGTTCGACATCGTCCGGCTGACCCGGCATCAGGACGACTACCAGGCGCTGCGTCAGGGGCTCAGCGCGCTGGAGTTCGAGAAGGCGGATCGGTTCACACCGCTGTACGCGCCGGAGAACCTGCATCGCAGTTCGGCCCGGCTGATGGTGGTCAAGAAGAACGCCTCGGTGCTGAAGAAGCTGGTCAAGGACCTGGCCCGGATCAAGACCGAGCGCGGCGAGATCCCCGCGCTGATCATCGACGACGAGTCGGATCAGGCGTCGGTCAACACCTCCGACCCGAAGAAGTGGGCGCAGGACCAGGTCCAGCGCACGGCGATCAACGGGATCATCTCGGAACTGCTCGGCATGCTGCCGCGCGCCCAGTACATCGGTTACACCGCGACCCCGTTCGCGAACGTCTTCATCGATCCGGCCGACTCCGAGGACATCTTCCCCAAGGACTTCGTCATCTCGCTGGACCGCCCGGACGGTTACATGGGTGTCGCCGACTTCCACGACATCGACTCCACGATTCCCTCGGCCGAGCGCACCGTGGCCAACTCGGCCGGGCTCGCGCACGTACGCTCGGTGCGGCCGGCGCATGACGACGACGACAGCGATCTTCGCACCGCCATCGACATGTTCGTGCTCACCGGCGCGATCAAGCTGTTCCGCGAGGATCACGGGCTGGGCGCGGACCACTTCCGCCACCACACGATGCTCGTGCACGAATCGGTGCGCACCCATGTGCACCGGGACCAGGCCCAGCGGATCAACGCGATCTGGCGCCGTGCGGGGTATCTCGGCGCGGGGGCACACAAGCGCCTGCGCGCGCTGTACGACGAGGACGTGTACCCGGTCAGCGAGGCACACGCGGCGGGTGCGTCCATCCCCGACTCGTTCGCCGACATCGCCCCCTACATCGGCATCGCGGCGATGCGGATCGAGGACTCGAACGGCAGTCCGGTCGTGGTGGTCAACGGCGACAAGGAGATCGAGCAGCGCGCCGCCGACTTCGACCGGGACAAGGTCTGGCGGATCCTGGTCGGCGGCGCCAAGCTCTCGCGCGGCTTCACCGTCGAGGGCCTGACCGTCTCCTACTACCGTCGCAAGACGCTGACGGCGGACACGCTCATGCAGATGGGCCGCTGGTTCGGCTTCCGCAAGAACTACCGCGATCTGGTCCGGCTCTACATCGGCCGCGACGAGGGTGGTCGCAACGGGGACCTGTACGAGGCGTTCGAGGCGATCTGCCGGGACGAGGAGGAGTTCCGCGACCAGCTCCGGCTGTACGCCGAACTCGTGGACGGCTCACCGCAGGTGACGCCGGCTCAGATTCCGCCCCTGGTCACCCAGAGGTTGCCGTGGCTCAAGCCGACGGCGCGCAACAAGATGTTCAACGCGGAACTGGTGGAGACCCGGTCGCCGGGCCGATGGGTGGAGCGCTCGGCCTACCCGAGCAAACCGGCCGAGTTGCGCCACAACGTGGAGCGGTTCGAGCCGGTGATCCGGTCGCTGGCGGCGGAGCGCATCGAACTGGCCTATCCCGTGCAGGATCGGTTGTTGCGCTTCCCCGCCTATATCGGGCGCATCGCACACGCTCCGCTGCTGTCGGTGCTGCGCGAACTGCGCTGGGCCGAACCCGCCCAGTTCCGGCCGGATCTGGCCTACCTGGAGAACCCGGAGATCGCCGCGAAGATCGACGACTGGGTGGTGATCGCCCCGCAGTTGCAGAGCCCCAACCTCGACCCGGTGACGCTGCACGGCTTCGGGCCGCTCGACGTGGTGAGTCGGCGTCGGCGCGAGGGCGGACTGTTCGACCAGGTCAGCTTCGGTACCCATCGATTCGCGGCGCGGCGGATCGTCGGCACCGACACCTCGATCGGCGACCCGGTCGCGGACGGCCTGGCCGGACCCCGGCGGGGCTGCCTGCTGGTCTACCCGACCATGGAGCCGGAGAAGAACGACCTCGTGATGGCGTTCGCGCTCGTCCCCCCGGTCACCGCTGTCGGTCGCGACCGGCGCCTCGTCGCCTTTCGGGCCAAGGACTCCTCCCGGGGCGCGGCCGCGATCGTGGCGGCGCCGGCGCCGGTGTGA
- a CDS encoding DUF427 domain-containing protein: MPTSTPGHVVTTVHSTQTVTVEIDGEVVARSTRPVVLYETGLPIRYYLPPDDVDLTRFEPTDTHTTCPFKGEASYWTYLGGADSAPRPDVAWEYPKPIESVPDIAGHLCFYDSVARVTVEGEPPAPPA; this comes from the coding sequence ATGCCGACGTCCACACCCGGCCACGTCGTGACCACCGTGCACAGCACCCAGACCGTGACCGTCGAGATCGACGGCGAGGTGGTGGCCCGGTCCACCCGTCCCGTCGTGCTGTACGAGACGGGTCTGCCCATCCGCTACTACCTGCCGCCGGACGATGTCGATCTGACCCGCTTCGAGCCCACCGACACGCACACCACGTGTCCGTTCAAGGGCGAGGCGTCCTACTGGACCTATCTCGGCGGCGCCGACTCCGCCCCGCGCCCCGACGTGGCGTGGGAATACCCGAAGCCCATCGAGTCGGTACCCGACATCGCCGGCCACCTGTGCTTCTACGACTCGGTGGCCCGCGTCACGGTCGAGGGCGAACCCCCGGCTCCGCCCGCCTGA
- a CDS encoding amidohydrolase family protein, whose product MTVIDVHAHVFPIISRAESRVLTGAGEPWLRVRGDGTGMMMSGSDEYRPVRAPLWDAESRLAEMDTLGVDVQAISSTPLMFGYAAETARAVEWCDLVNDRILDYCSADPRRLLPLCQVPLQDLGAARETVSRAVAAGHRGVHIGNHVGERYLGDDGIVEFLAHCGEEGIPVLVHPWDMLGGDRMRDHMLPWLVGMPAETQLSILGMILRGAFERLPASLKLCFCHGGGSFAFLLGRADNAWHNRDLVRADSPRPPSEYVRRFYVDSAVFDPRALRLLVEVMGADRVMLGTDFPFPLGESDPGAVIRDCSQLSAEECALILGGNAERFFGLPDPAGRRRSDRTAGRESVNTIGGGGSAVVPIRRAEPGVRPRP is encoded by the coding sequence GTGACTGTCATCGACGTCCACGCGCACGTCTTCCCCATCATTTCGCGGGCCGAGAGCCGCGTGCTGACGGGCGCGGGCGAGCCGTGGTTGCGGGTGCGCGGGGACGGCACCGGGATGATGATGAGCGGCTCGGACGAGTACCGCCCGGTGCGCGCGCCGCTGTGGGACGCCGAGAGCCGGTTGGCCGAGATGGACACGCTCGGCGTGGACGTCCAGGCGATCTCCTCGACCCCGTTGATGTTCGGCTACGCGGCCGAGACGGCGCGCGCGGTCGAGTGGTGCGACCTGGTCAACGACCGCATCCTCGACTACTGCTCGGCCGATCCGCGGCGGCTGCTGCCGCTGTGTCAGGTGCCCTTGCAGGACCTCGGCGCGGCCCGGGAGACGGTGTCGCGGGCGGTCGCGGCCGGGCACCGCGGCGTACACATCGGCAACCACGTCGGCGAGCGCTACCTCGGCGACGACGGCATCGTGGAGTTCCTGGCGCACTGCGGGGAGGAGGGCATTCCGGTCCTGGTCCACCCGTGGGACATGCTCGGCGGCGACCGCATGCGCGACCACATGTTGCCGTGGCTGGTCGGGATGCCCGCGGAGACACAGCTGAGCATCCTGGGGATGATTCTGCGGGGCGCGTTCGAACGGTTGCCCGCGTCGTTGAAGTTGTGCTTCTGCCACGGCGGCGGCAGCTTCGCGTTCCTGCTCGGGCGGGCCGACAACGCGTGGCACAACCGGGATCTGGTGCGGGCCGACTCGCCCAGGCCGCCGTCCGAGTACGTGCGCAGGTTCTACGTCGACTCGGCCGTGTTCGACCCGCGCGCGCTGCGGTTGCTGGTCGAGGTGATGGGCGCCGACCGGGTCATGCTCGGCACCGATTTCCCGTTCCCGCTGGGCGAGTCGGACCCGGGTGCGGTGATCCGGGACTGCTCGCAGCTGAGCGCCGAGGAGTGCGCGCTGATCCTCGGCGGCAACGCGGAGCGCTTCTTCGGCCTTCCCGACCCGGCCGGACGGCGCCGGTCGGACCGGACCGCCGGCCGGGAGTCGGTGAACACGATCGGCGGCGGCGGATCGGCCGTCGTGCCGATCAGGCGGGCGGAGCCGGGGGTTCGCCCTCGACCGTGA
- a CDS encoding 3-hydroxyanthranilate 3,4-dioxygenase, translated as MSLPKPSNGLPFNFTAWIDEHRDLLRPPVGNVQIWTGTDLVVTVVGGPNQRTDFHDDPLEEFFYQLRGSMVLRVMEEEGRPPVDIPIDEGDVFLLPPHVRHSPQRPEPGSVGLVIESTRAEGEVDAFEWYCVECHHLVHRSPVQVRSIVDDLPPLFEAFYAGDRLCPHCGAIHPGRDWPEAMRPRITPRPRAVQ; from the coding sequence ATGAGTCTGCCGAAGCCGAGCAACGGCCTGCCGTTCAACTTCACCGCCTGGATCGACGAGCATCGGGACCTGCTCCGGCCGCCGGTCGGCAACGTCCAGATCTGGACCGGGACCGACCTCGTGGTCACCGTGGTCGGCGGCCCCAACCAGCGCACCGACTTCCACGACGACCCGTTGGAGGAGTTCTTCTATCAGCTCCGGGGGTCCATGGTGTTGCGGGTGATGGAGGAGGAGGGCCGGCCACCGGTCGACATCCCGATCGACGAGGGCGACGTCTTTCTGCTGCCGCCGCACGTGCGCCACTCCCCGCAACGACCGGAGCCCGGCAGCGTCGGACTGGTGATCGAGTCCACCAGGGCCGAGGGTGAGGTCGACGCGTTCGAGTGGTACTGCGTCGAGTGCCACCACCTGGTGCACCGCTCGCCGGTACAGGTGCGCTCTATCGTGGACGATCTGCCGCCGCTGTTCGAGGCGTTCTACGCCGGCGACCGCCTCTGCCCGCATTGCGGCGCGATCCACCCGGGCCGGGACTGGCCCGAGGCGATGCGGCCGAGGATCACGCCTCGGCCCCGGGCGGTCCAATGA
- a CDS encoding RidA family protein codes for MSADDAIVVAGKAAPRGRFPHVRRAGDFVYVSGTSSRRPDGGFVGARVDPAGTTDLDIRAQTRAVIENIADLLAAAGGGLSDAVSLTTYLVSMNDFGGYNEVYAEYFDETGPTRTTVAVHQLPHPHLLIEISCVAHIPRPAPSGDTATTEPSPPSPPSSSPERAR; via the coding sequence GTGAGCGCCGACGACGCGATCGTGGTCGCGGGCAAGGCCGCCCCGCGCGGCCGGTTCCCGCACGTGCGCCGGGCCGGCGACTTCGTCTACGTGTCGGGGACCAGTTCGCGGCGCCCCGACGGCGGCTTCGTCGGCGCCCGGGTGGACCCGGCGGGCACCACCGACCTCGACATCCGCGCGCAGACGCGCGCCGTGATCGAGAACATCGCCGACCTGCTGGCCGCCGCCGGGGGCGGGCTCTCCGACGCGGTCTCGCTGACCACGTACCTCGTGAGCATGAACGACTTCGGCGGCTACAACGAGGTCTACGCCGAGTACTTCGACGAGACCGGCCCCACCCGCACCACCGTCGCCGTACACCAACTCCCGCATCCGCACCTGCTGATCGAGATCTCCTGCGTCGCCCATATCCCGCGGCCCGCTCCGTCGGGGGACACCGCCACGACCGAACCGTCTCCTCCGTCGCCTCCGTCGTCGAGTCCTGAGAGGGCGAGATGA
- a CDS encoding 2-keto-4-pentenoate hydratase, whose product MSASHDADLVAAFAARLDEAALAGRTAERPTDTADLDPATAYRVQRAVIERRIARGEATIGVKMGFTSRAKMIQMGVDDVIWGLLTDAMLIEEGGVLDTAGLIQPRIEPEIAFLIGRPLSGEVTPAEAVRAVAGVAVAYEVLDSRYADFAFTLPDVIADNASAAGFGVGPWQDPGAVDPANLGLLVEIDGRPVATGSSAAILGNPLRSLIAAARLAAGAGLELRPGWIVLAGAATAALPLPKGVHVRVSAAGLGRAEVSTR is encoded by the coding sequence ATGAGCGCTTCACACGACGCAGACCTCGTCGCGGCGTTCGCCGCCCGGTTGGACGAGGCCGCGCTCGCCGGGCGTACCGCCGAGCGCCCCACCGACACCGCCGACCTCGACCCGGCGACCGCCTATCGGGTCCAACGCGCCGTGATCGAGCGGCGGATCGCCCGGGGCGAGGCGACGATCGGCGTCAAGATGGGCTTCACCAGCCGCGCCAAGATGATCCAGATGGGCGTCGACGACGTGATCTGGGGGCTGCTCACCGACGCGATGCTGATCGAGGAGGGCGGGGTCCTGGACACGGCCGGCCTGATCCAGCCGCGGATCGAGCCGGAGATCGCCTTCCTGATCGGCCGCCCGTTGTCCGGCGAGGTCACCCCGGCCGAGGCGGTGCGCGCGGTCGCCGGGGTCGCGGTCGCCTACGAGGTACTGGACTCGCGCTACGCCGACTTCGCCTTCACCCTGCCCGACGTGATCGCGGACAACGCGTCGGCGGCAGGCTTCGGCGTCGGCCCCTGGCAGGACCCGGGCGCGGTCGACCCGGCCAACCTGGGCCTGCTCGTGGAGATCGACGGCCGGCCCGTGGCGACCGGGTCGTCGGCGGCCATCCTGGGCAACCCGCTGCGCTCGCTGATCGCCGCCGCCAGGCTCGCCGCCGGGGCCGGCCTGGAACTGCGGCCCGGGTGGATCGTGCTGGCCGGCGCCGCCACCGCCGCGCTGCCGCTGCCGAAGGGCGTCCATGTACGGGTGTCCGCGGCGGGGCTGGGCCGGGCCGAGGTGAGCACCCGGTGA
- a CDS encoding 2-keto-4-pentenoate hydratase — protein sequence MTNASGTAGEATDGRAVEAAAARLRDAERTGVPCAPVRDLIDGVEQAYAVQERLTLARLAEGRRLVGRKIGLTSAAVQSQLGVHEPDFGMLFADMAVPDGAEIPVGAVPQARAEAEVALVLAADLTHERHTVADLIRATAFVLPAIEVCGSRVRDWDISIADTIADNASSGMYVLGNRPVALADVDLRLAGMVLERRGEPVSTGIGAACLGHPLHAALWLADHLVRLGRPLRAGDTVLTGALGPMVPVVPGDVLEARIDGLGDVRVAFAAGDTETPVDSREGER from the coding sequence GTGACGAATGCCAGCGGGACGGCCGGCGAGGCGACCGACGGGAGAGCCGTCGAGGCGGCCGCCGCACGACTTCGCGACGCGGAGCGAACGGGCGTGCCATGCGCACCGGTTCGCGACCTGATCGACGGCGTCGAGCAGGCGTACGCGGTCCAGGAACGACTCACCCTGGCCCGGCTCGCCGAAGGCCGTCGGCTCGTCGGCCGCAAGATCGGCCTGACCTCCGCCGCCGTTCAGAGTCAACTCGGGGTGCACGAACCTGACTTCGGCATGCTGTTCGCCGACATGGCGGTGCCCGACGGGGCGGAGATCCCGGTCGGCGCGGTGCCGCAGGCACGCGCCGAGGCGGAGGTGGCCCTCGTGCTGGCCGCCGACCTCACGCACGAGCGGCACACCGTCGCCGACCTGATCCGGGCCACCGCGTTCGTCCTGCCCGCGATCGAGGTGTGCGGCAGCCGGGTACGCGACTGGGACATCTCCATCGCGGACACGATCGCGGACAACGCCTCGTCCGGGATGTATGTGCTGGGCAACCGGCCGGTGGCGCTCGCCGACGTCGACCTGCGGCTCGCCGGCATGGTCCTGGAGCGGCGCGGCGAACCGGTCTCCACCGGCATCGGTGCCGCCTGCCTGGGCCATCCGCTGCACGCGGCCCTGTGGCTCGCCGACCATCTGGTCCGCCTCGGCCGCCCGCTGCGCGCCGGGGACACCGTGCTCACCGGCGCGCTCGGCCCGATGGTGCCGGTCGTCCCCGGCGATGTGCTGGAAGCCCGGATCGACGGACTCGGCGACGTCCGGGTCGCGTTCGCCGCCGGTGATACCGAGACCCCCGTCGATTCCCGGGAGGGCGAACGATGA